Proteins from one Triticum aestivum cultivar Chinese Spring chromosome 7A, IWGSC CS RefSeq v2.1, whole genome shotgun sequence genomic window:
- the LOC123151242 gene encoding uncharacterized protein — MPATAVKRGRGGSSIYLVLDDWTKGYSIHKIQADSFDSDSDSGSDDQHSGAARHLPEPPTLRLECPVGTVPHPGMSFSALGTKIFTFMNQRCSLIYDTKTAAMTIGAHAPADMVCGFGITMVVDEMLHALSYHFRVKQHSFGFMSWGSTAPDALQQPTEGWSWKTLPPPPPTFHRRVNSYALHPDGCTIFMSTANFMTAPSKGCMGTTHSTPRILCGDGMGSGPCHSAAKHTLTGSSTPGLAFIGMATSLLPSCLPQLPQHDSNVAAGLPDNQGEVVLQGPEATHGSLSQLCGHEQVLPRPTRGTGGTGGGTGSGRLCRLCAPYHLIWPQVQSQGRAADHRSPLHALLHSV; from the coding sequence ATGCCGGCGACGGCGGTGAAAAGAGGTCGCGGCGGTTCAAGCATCTACCTCGTGTTGGATGACTGGACCAAGGGGTACAGCATCCACAAGATCCAAGCCGACAGCTTCGACTCTGACTCTGACTCTGGCTCTGATGACCAGCACAGCGGCGCTGCCCGGCACCTCCCGGAGCCTCCGACCCTGCGGTTAGAGTGCCCGGTTGGCACTGTACCCCATCCCGGCATGTCGTTCTCTGCCTTGGGCACCAAGATCTTCACCTTCATGAACCAGCGATGCAGCCTCATCTACGACACCAAGACGGCTGCAATGACGATTGGCGCCCATGCCCCTGCTGACATGGTCTGTGGCTTCGGCATCACCATGGTCGTTGATGAGATGCTCCATGCATTATCTTACCACTTCCGCGTGAAACAACACTCCTTTGGGTTCATGTCATGGGGGTCCACCGCGCCGGATGCGCTGCAACAACCAACCGAGGGCTGGTCCTGGAAGActctgccgccaccaccgccaacGTTCCACCGTCGAGTCAACTCCTATGCACTACACCCGGATGGATGCACCATCTTTATGTCCACAGCTAACTTCATGACGGCACCTAGCAAAGGTTGCATGGGCACTACTCATTCAACACCAAGGATTCTGTGTGGAGATGGCATGGGGAGTGGGCCTTGCCATTCAGCGGCCAAGCACACTTTGACAGGGAGCTCAACGCCTGGGTTGGCCTTCATCGGGATGGCTACATCTCTGTTGCCAAGTTGCCTCCCCCAGCTGCCACAGCACGACTCCAACGTTGCAGCTGGACTGCCAGACAACCAAGGAGAAGTTGTTCTGCAAGGACCGGAAGCCACACATGGGAGTCTCTCTCAGCTATGTGGGCATGAGCAAGTTCTGCCTCGTCCAACGCGTGGAACGGGAGGGACTGGAGGAGGCACTGGCTCGGGGAGACTATGCCGGCTGTGTGCTCCATATCACCTTATTTGGCCTCAAGTTCAATCACAAGGGAGAGCTGCAGATCACAGATCACCGCTCCACGCGCTCCTTCATAGTGTCTAG
- the LOC123151244 gene encoding uncharacterized protein yields the protein MRMLCLYFRPWSRGQGWGCSIGSNRRTRSISELSMIVADKTRGFHRAKLVIINPGLYVDVFWIPQHRSFPTSFMLFTGNKQALDDDDHGQHFRDSCAVDGALLADHLLSSSEDDDDAEDLSCCLIIYCCWILSTLLVWKSLAVQ from the exons ATGAGGATGTTATGTTTGTATTTTCGACCCTGGAGCAGAGGACAAGGCTGGGGATGTTCTATCGGTTCTAATAGAAGAACACGAAGTATTTCTGAGCTCAGCATGATTGTGGCTGACAAAACTAGAG GTTTTCATAGGGCAAAGCTGGTCATCATCAACCCGGGGCTCTACGTGGACGTGTTCTGGATACCACAGCACCGGAGCTTCCCAACATCCTTCATGCTCTTTACCGGTAATAAGCAAG CCTTGGACGATGATGACCATGGCCAACACTTTCGTGATTCTTGTGCTGTCGACGGTGCATTGCTGGCGGACCATCTTCTCTCATCAA gcgaggatgatgatgatgccgAGGACCTGAGCTGTTGCTTGATCATCTATTGTTGCTGGATTCTTTCAACCCTCTTGGTTTGGAAATCCTTGGCTGTCCAGTAG